CCGGGTTTTTTATCGGCGTTTAAAGGGCGTTGGCACCCAGCGCCGAGACGATCTGCGACAGCGCCTCTGATTCCCCGTTGATGCGCACCTTCAAGCCATCGATCTCGCGGCGCGCGGGGTAATGTTTGCGCAGCAGGTCAAAGGCTTTACGTTGCTCTTCCACTGTACCTACAAGGCTACGACGGAAATCCGCATCGTCCCGACGCGGGTCGTACACGCTGCGGCACAGGGTTGCCAACGCCCAAGCCGGGTCAGTCTCAGCGTTCAGGTGCACCTCGGCCAGCCACAACGGCGGCAGCAGGTCACTCAATTGAATGCTCGCCTCCTGGCCCACGTGGGCACAGAACGCCTGATAGATCTGCGCCGTACCGCGCTGGCGGCCTTCCAGGCTGTAGCCGGCGATATGCGGCGTGGCCAACACGCACAGGTCGGCGAGATCGACGTCCACTTGCGGTTCGCCTTCCCAGACGTCCAACACGGCTTGCAGGTCCTCGCGCTCCAGTAGCACTTCGCGCAGGGCCGCGTTATCCACCACCGCGCCACGGCTGGCATTGATCAGCCAAGTACCAGGCTTGAGTTGGTTGAGGCGCTGGCGGTCGAACAAGTGCCAGGTAGAGCCGTTGCCGGACTTGGTCAGCGGCGTGTGCAGGCTGATCGCATCGCACTGCTCGATGATCTGTTCCAGGCTGACGTAATCACCGTCTTCGGCGATCTGCCGTGGCGGGTCGCAGACCAGCACGTTCCAGCCCAGGCCCTTGAGTACCTTGACCAGTCGCCCGCCCACTTCACCAGCGCCCACTACGCCGTAGGTACGTTGATTGAGGTCGGCCCCTTCGATTTCGGCCAGGGTCTGCAGGCTGCCCAGCACGTAGTCCACGACGCCACGGGCATTGCAGCCGGGGGCGCTGGACCACTGGATACCGGCCTGCTTGAAATAATCGAGGTCCAGGTGATCGGTGCCAATGGTGCAGGTGCCGACAAAGCGCACCGGGGTGCCCTCCAACAAGGCACGGTTGACGTTGGTCACCGAGCGCACCAGCAAGACATCGGCCTGTTCGACGGTAGCACGGTCGATGGAACGGCCGGGCACGCGGCGAATCTCGCCAAACCCTTCGAAGAAGGCGTCGAGCAGCGGAATATTTTCGTCGGCAACAATCAGCATGGCAGGCTCCTTTGGCGGACCCGCAGTGTACAGGGCGCTTACAAATCGCTAACACAGGTTTTTTCCTGACCAGTGTGTCAAGGCGTAGAATCCGCCGTCCTTGCGTTCCCCCCTTATTCCTGGACACCCGTACGTGAACACTGCCACCGCCCTCCTCACCCGCCCTGCCCGCATCAGCCGGGAAGTGCGCGACCTGCTGAAGCTCGCCCTGCCGATCATGATCGGCCAACTGGCCACCACTGCCATGAGCTTTGTCGACGCGGTGATGGCCGGGCGAGTCAGCCCGCAGGATCTGGCGGCGGTGGGCCTGGGCAATTCGATCTGGATTCCGGTGTACCTGCTGATGACCGGCACGTTGCTGGCCACGACGCCGAAAGTCGCCCAGCGCTATGGCGCCGGTCAATTCAGTGAGATCGGGCCATTGGTGCGTCAGTCACTGTGGTTGGCCTTGGTGGTGGGGATCACAGCCGCCTTGTTGCTGTTGTGCGCCGAACCTATTTTGCACGCGATGAAGGTTGAGGCCGACTTGATCAAGCCCTCCATGGGCTACCTGCACGGGATCGCCGCCGGCATGCCGGCCATCGCCTTCTATTACGTGTTGCGCTGCTTCAGTGACGGCCTGGGACGCACCCGGCCGAGCATGGTCATGGGCCTGTGTGGCCTGGCGCTGAATATTCCGCTGAACTACATCTTCATCTATGGCCACCTGGGCGTGCCGGCCATGGGCGGCGTCGGCTGTGGCTGGGCCACGGCCATTGCGATGTGGGTGATGATGCTCGGCCTGGCGGGCTGGACGCGTTTTGGCCCGGCTTACCAGAGCAGTGAATTGTTCAAGCGTTTCGACTGGCCGCAATGGGCGGTGATCAAGCGCGTGCTGAGCATCGGCCTGCCCATTGGCATCGCGATCTTTGCCGAGTCGAGCATCTTCGCGGTGATCGCCCTGCTGATCGGAAGCCTGGGGGCCACGGTGGTGTCGGGGCATCAGATCGCCCTGAACGTCAGCTCCCTGGTGTTCATGATTCCCTACTCACTGAGCATGGCCGTCACCGTACGCGTGGGCCAGGCCCTGGGCCGTGGCGAGCCGCGTGAAGCGCGCTTCGCGGCAGGAATCGGCATGGGTACGGCGCTGGCGTACGCCTGCCTGTCGTGCAGCCTGATGCTGGTGTTTCGCGAGCAGATTGCCGCGATCTACACCCCGGACCCGGTGGTGATTCACCTGGCCTCGACGTTGATCGTGTTTTCCGCGCTGTTCCAGTTTTCCGATTCGATCCAGGTCACGGCTGCCGGTGCGTTGCGGGGCTATCAGGACACCCGGGTAACCATGGTGCTGACGTTGTTTGCCTACTGGGGCGTGGGGCTACCGGTAGGTTACGCGCTGGGGCTGACCGACTGGTTCGGCGAACCCAGCGGCCCAAGCGGTTTGTGGCAAGGGCTGATCGTGGGCCTGAGTTGCGCAGCGGGGATGCTGCTGGTGCGCCTGGCGCGCAGTGCACGCCGTTACATCCGCGCAGCCAAGGCGCACGGTTAGGCGGACTTCTTGCGAATCCAGTACAGGTAAGTGCCGGCCTGTTCCTGCTGATCCACCAGTTCGTGGTCCAGGAATACGCAGAACTTGGGAATATCGCGACGGGTGGACGGGTCGGTCGCGATCACCTTGAGCAAGCCGCCTGGCGGCAGGTCACGAATGTGCTGGTGCAGCATCATCACCGGCTCGGGGCAGTTGAGGCCGGTGGCGTCCAAGGTGCCGTCGACGGGTAGATCCTGGGGTTGGCTCATCTCTCACTCCTTAAACCGGCCCGCCCTTATGTGGGAGCGGGCTTGCCCGCGATGACCGGGGCATATTCAACATAGGTATCGACAGTTATACCGCTATCGCAGGCAAGCCAGCTCCCACATTTTGAGCGGTGCTGGGCTTGCGATCAGCGGTTCTTGGGTTTCTTGGCCGTTTCCAGCCGACGCAAATGGCACGTCACTTCCTCACGGTCGTGGTACAGCTGCTTGCAGCCAATCTCCACGCGAATCCCGCGAGCCTTGAAGCCCTCCTCGATGCGCTCCAGCAAACGCTTCACCTCGGCATATCGCTGTTTCATCGGCAACTTCAAGTTCACCACCGCCTCGCGGCAATGCCCTTCACCGATCCAGGTTTCCAGTAGTGCGGCATTGCGCGCAGGTTTCTCGACGATATCACACACCATCCAGTCCACCGGCTGCTTGGGCACGAAGGTAAAGCCGTCGGCCATCAAGTGTTGCACCAGGCCCGTGTCCATCAAGCTTTCGGCCATGGGGCC
The Pseudomonas poae DNA segment above includes these coding regions:
- the pdxB gene encoding 4-phosphoerythronate dehydrogenase PdxB, yielding MLIVADENIPLLDAFFEGFGEIRRVPGRSIDRATVEQADVLLVRSVTNVNRALLEGTPVRFVGTCTIGTDHLDLDYFKQAGIQWSSAPGCNARGVVDYVLGSLQTLAEIEGADLNQRTYGVVGAGEVGGRLVKVLKGLGWNVLVCDPPRQIAEDGDYVSLEQIIEQCDAISLHTPLTKSGNGSTWHLFDRQRLNQLKPGTWLINASRGAVVDNAALREVLLEREDLQAVLDVWEGEPQVDVDLADLCVLATPHIAGYSLEGRQRGTAQIYQAFCAHVGQEASIQLSDLLPPLWLAEVHLNAETDPAWALATLCRSVYDPRRDDADFRRSLVGTVEEQRKAFDLLRKHYPARREIDGLKVRINGESEALSQIVSALGANAL
- a CDS encoding MATE family efflux transporter gives rise to the protein MNTATALLTRPARISREVRDLLKLALPIMIGQLATTAMSFVDAVMAGRVSPQDLAAVGLGNSIWIPVYLLMTGTLLATTPKVAQRYGAGQFSEIGPLVRQSLWLALVVGITAALLLLCAEPILHAMKVEADLIKPSMGYLHGIAAGMPAIAFYYVLRCFSDGLGRTRPSMVMGLCGLALNIPLNYIFIYGHLGVPAMGGVGCGWATAIAMWVMMLGLAGWTRFGPAYQSSELFKRFDWPQWAVIKRVLSIGLPIGIAIFAESSIFAVIALLIGSLGATVVSGHQIALNVSSLVFMIPYSLSMAVTVRVGQALGRGEPREARFAAGIGMGTALAYACLSCSLMLVFREQIAAIYTPDPVVIHLASTLIVFSALFQFSDSIQVTAAGALRGYQDTRVTMVLTLFAYWGVGLPVGYALGLTDWFGEPSGPSGLWQGLIVGLSCAAGMLLVRLARSARRYIRAAKAHG
- the tusA gene encoding sulfurtransferase TusA; protein product: MSQPQDLPVDGTLDATGLNCPEPVMMLHQHIRDLPPGGLLKVIATDPSTRRDIPKFCVFLDHELVDQQEQAGTYLYWIRKKSA